A single genomic interval of Pomacea canaliculata isolate SZHN2017 linkage group LG5, ASM307304v1, whole genome shotgun sequence harbors:
- the LOC112564913 gene encoding NACHT and WD repeat domain-containing protein 2-like isoform X1, translated as MTDTPEGTSLDGVDEGEAPPVDEEERKRFLRVLCGCLDDLPSLSSKIVRIFTSSTFTDTTLERNNLMEKVYPKLKEFCREKHGLEFQVVDMRWGVRDEATDDHMTTQLCMQEIDNCQRLSMGPNFIVFLGQKYGYRPIPTHIPAAEFELLRECAKNVQDELELLDAWYKKDMNTVPPVYVLQPISSILSNFNNKRHQRLMEHDQNMWWDTLSRLQRIIRKSAQVLFLAKKLDRDQMHNYFMSVTEREVERGILKAKNTEDHCLAYIRDISNINITLLRMACKFVDVAAKSVDNEAQKLLKSLRDDRLPKKLVASNIARFSVEWSGKEGIDNESHREYFDSFCDKFYTDVTRLIDRAMAKHVKLANDPVYNEPLQHLHACRNHCQAFQGREDVVHQIRDYVLGTCRKPLVLYGLSGCGKTSLMAKAASQVSTWLSDKVVMALRFLGTTPGSSTIVPMLTSLCTQLSVVYEQPIENIPEELCPLIQYFKKLLTFPTEAKPLVLFLDSLDQLSGTEGAHQLTWFPVHLPDCVKVIASTLPNYYALLDTLKFMIEDESNFIQVLPLGENLSSTIIQAWLKNENRAVTTEQWAIVNEAISKCSFPLFVKLVFDEICRWRSYTKPSQTVLAFTIHETILRLFERIELQHGRTLVAHALGYITASKDGVSEPELEDLLSLDDKVLNDVYQYHLPPVRRIPPLLWTRIRNDLPKYLSEREAGGVNVIGWYHRQFIDAARERYFRNLNFASGIHSNISEYFLGLWGGGSPKPFEYSELQRQRFHLIDTKGEEDRKVPPQPVEFLDPEGRVIRYNLRKLSEMPYHLTRSHRYEDLYEKVVFNYEWIHAKLASMPLQSMLGDFEDMLEHVYDKDVRLIADAIRLSGSILSHYPDMLGPQITGRLLPFYGQNPKIRSLIQQCDSDGLRHCAFVSAYHCLHTPSGPLQYSLEGHQFAPFGIATTSDGNHLVSVSNKVIVWDLSTGEVSRTITPGIEGIMQNLSISPNDKYAVSYTNNNQIVVASLHTGDAFVIKPAMDSGDAIKGTSVSNTHVVLWSNKGWQLYTVEGEFQSRHESELKMPLIDVTLDDEGKNFLIVKTNAEDEDDDGMALEVQDKSIEPFEFHSAIAISRGRKLLYTCIEISDNDVAVYKRDDSVWKYDRTLGDNKDLIFALALSDDETFLVATVALGYKLWDLKTDKMRDLKLPSGVRNIPTRNQLTTPLGFTKGNEFLVAGVRKNLYVWDVKQGNMVKTLDAHFGRIIALSSVTNSRNVVISSSMDKTINVWNFDKILEEVHPLDRMEKPIETVALAPESSLCVTTTRNMTAVWDLRTGRLVKTFVSNSRSAIVSQAVITCSGQYVLSAEPPSLLVWEMGKDMPVLSVSLGDIQQIMLNEDDTKAIVVSKLPGSKGKCCCLTVPSGAEVYKFEYSFKRFVTATLTRDGLFLAVPACDKSGDVLGVYHAKTGTLLYNLQLKYNNYREYTQVVAMPHDPHQVALIDEEKGNILDLKKKTLVRSVPRWNGVSASNGKKGIFAPSRGGLEIIDLKSGKTTKTLIPRIAEGVFHVKVFFTSNDKHVIYYHSGHRTVRLFRASDGKMLANYKASAEVRAIVCNMEGTAVVLGAVDGSLTTLAIVDPEAEDHEELINSLPSRALAAPDGSKTHANGEALGAKQVVGTAAQAARFVVKTRGTQHSRACVLS; from the exons ATGACCGACACACCCGAGGGTACATCTCTCGATGGGGTGGATGAAGGTGAAGCACCGCCTGTGGACGAAGAGGAAAGGAAGCGATTTCTTCGGGTGTTGTGCGGGTGCTTGGATGATTTACCTTCCCTTAGCTCCAAAATCGTGCGAATCTTCACGAGTTCCACCTTCACAG ATACCACACTGGAGAGAAATAATCTCATGGAGAAGGTGTATCCAAAACTGAAGGAATTCTGTAGAGAAAAGCATGGTCTGGAATTTCAG GTAGTGGACATGAGGTGGGGCGTACGTGACGAGGCGACAGATGATCACATGACCACCCAACTGTGTATGCAGGAGATAGACAATTGTCAGCGCCTGTCCATGGGACCCAACTTCATC gtgtttctcggtcAGAAGTATGGCTACCGGCCAATCCCGACTCACATACCTGCTGCTGAGTTCGAACTGCTTCGAGAGTGTGCGAAGAATGTACAAGATGAACTGGAGCTGCTCGATGCTTGGTACAAAAAAGATATGAACACCGTGCCTCCTGTTTATGTCCTGCAGCCCATCTCTTCTATTCTCAGCAACTTTAACAACAAG agaCATCAGCGGTTGATGGAGCACGACCAGAACATGTGGTGGGACACACTGAGCCGGCTCCAGCGCATCATCCGCAAATCTGCACAAGTTCTCTTCCTGGCCAAGAAGCTGGACCGTGATCAGATGCACAACTATTTTATGTCGG TAACTGAGCGCGAGGTGGAGCGAGGGATACTCAAGGCAAAGAACACGGAGGACCACTGTCTGGCCTACATCAGAGACATCTCCAACATTAACATCACGTTGCTGCGCATGGCGTGCAAGTTCGTCGACGTTGCTGCCAAGTCCGTCGACAACGAGGCACAAAAGCTGCTGAAG TCTCTGAGGGACGACAGGCTACCCAAGAAGCTGGTTGCGAGCAACATCGCCCGCTTCTCCGTGGAGTGGTCGGGCAAAGAAGGCATCGACAACGAGTCCCACCGCGAGTACTTCGACTCCTTCTGCGACAAGTTCTACACTGACGTCACGCGGCTTATTGACCGCGCCATGGCCAAGCACGTGAAGCTCGCCAACGACCCCGTGTACAACGAGCCGCTGCAGCACCTGCACGCATGTCGCAACCACTGCCAAGCTTTTCAG GGTCGCGAAGACGTAGTTCATCAGATTCGGGACTATGTGCTGGGAACGTGCAGAAAGCCTCTTGTCCTCTACGGGCTCAGTGGCTGTGGCAAGACGTCTCTGATGGCCAAGGCGGCAAGCCAG GTCTCGACATGGCTAAGTGACAAAGTTGTGATGGCGCTCAGGTTCCTGGGTACCACGCCCGGAAGTTCCACCATTGTGCCCATGCTGACTAGTTTATGCACCCAATTATCTGTCGTCTACGAGCAGCCAATCGAAAACATTCCAGAAGAACTTTGTCCTTTGATTCAGTACTTCAAAAAGCTTCTTACATTCCCTACAGAAGCCAAGCCTTTGGTTTTGTTCTTGGACTCCCTGGATCAGCTTTCTGGGACAGAAGGGGCGCATCAGTTGACCTGGTTTCCAGTTCACCTTCCGGATTGTGTCAAGGTTATCGCGTCCACCCTGCCAAACTATTATGCTCTCTTGGACACTCTCAAGTTTATGATCGAGGATGAGAGCAATTTTATTCAG GTTTTGCCTCTAGGCGAGAACCTAAGTTCGACAATCATACAAGCATGGCTCAAGAACGAGAACCGCGCCGTCACTACTGAGCAGTGGGCTATAGTGAACGAGGCTATCTCTAAGTGCAGTTTCCCGCTATTCGTCAAGCTCGTCTTTGACGAGATCTGCCGGTGGAGGTCGTACACCAAGCCGTCGCAGACCGTGCTGGCCTTCACCATCCACGAGACGATCCTCAGACTATTTGAGCGAATAGAACTGCAGCACG GCAGGACGCTGGTGGCGCACGCTCTGGGGTACATCACGGCCTCCAAGGATGGCGTGTCGGAGCCGGAGCTGGAGGACCTGCTGTCTCTGGACGACAAGGTGCTCAACGACGTGTACCAGTATCACCTGCCCCCCGTGCGCCGCATCCCTCCTCTGCTCTGGACCCGCATCCGCAACGACCTGCCCAAGTACCTCAGTGAGCGGGAAGCCGGCGGGGTCAATGTCATCGGATG GTATCATCGCCAGTTTATCGACGCCGCCAGAGAGCGCTACTTCAGGAACCTCAACTTTGCCAGCGGCATCCACTCCAACATCAGCGAGTATTTCCTGGGCCTGTGGGGAGGAGGCTCTCCAAAACCGTTTGAGTACTCTGAGCTTCAGCGACAGCGATTCCACCTGATAGACACGAAGGGTGAAGAGGATCGAAAG GTTCCTCCTCAACCAGTGGAGTTTCTGGACCCTGAGGGGCGAGTTATCCGGTACAACCTGAGAAAACTGAGTGAAATGCCATACCACCTCACTCGCTCGCATCGATACGAGGACTTGTACGAAAAG GTGGTGTTTAACTACGAGTGGATACATGCCAAACTGGCCTCCATGCCCCTGCAGTCCATGTTGGGTGACTTCGAGGACATGCTGGAGCACGTGTACGACAAGGACGTTCGCCTCATTGCTGACGCCATTCGCCTGTCCGGTTCCATCCTGTCCCACTACCCGGACATGCTGGGTCCGCAGATCACGGGAAGACTACTGCCTTTCTATGGGCAGAACCCGAAGATTCGATCCCTAATTCAGCAGTGTGACTCCGACGGCCTACGCCACTGTGCCTTTGTATCGGCCTACCACTGCCTTCATACGCCTAGTGGGCCTCTGCAGTACTCCCTGGAGGGCCACCAGTTCGCACCCTTCGGGATAGCAACGACATCCGACGGCAACCACTTGGTGTCGGTGTCGAACAAGGTGATAGTCTGGGACCTCAGCACCGGTGAGGTATCTCGGACGATCACTCCTGGTATCGAGGGTATTATGCAGAACTTGTCAATCTCCCCCAACGACAAATACGCTGTCAGctacaccaacaacaaccagaTTGTCGTCGCCTCCTTGCACACTGGCGACGCCTTCGTCATCAAGCCTGCTATGGATTCCGGTGATGCCATCAAGGGCACCAGCGTATCCAACACTCATGTCGTCCTCTGGAGCAACAAAGGGTGGCAGCTTTACACAGTGGAGGGAGAATTTCAGTCTCGACACGAATCTGAGCTGAAGATGCCCCTCATCGACGTGACACTTGACGACGAAGGGAAAAACTTTCTGATAGTGAAGACCAATGCTGAGGACGAGGATGATGACGGAATGGCCTTAGAGGTGCAGGACAAGTCCATCGAGCCGTTCGAGTTCCACAGCGCGATCGCCATCAGCAGAGGGCGCAAGCTGCTGTACACGTGCATCGAGATCAGCGACAACGACGTGGCTGTGTACAAGCGGGACGACTCTGTGTGGAAGTATGATAGGACTCTGGGCGACAACAAGGACCTCATCTTCGCACTGGCTTTGTCTGATGATGAAACCTTCCTTGTTGCTACGGTTGCTCTTGGCTACAAATTGTGGGACTTAAAGACCGACAAAATGAGGGATCTGAAACTTCCATCCGGGGTGCGAAATATACCTACCAGGAATCAACTCACTACGCCACTCGGTTTTACAAAG GGAAACGAGTTCTTGGTGGCGGGTGTCCGCAAGAACCTGTACGTGTGGGACGTGAAGCAGGGGAACATGGTCAAGACGCTGGACGCTCACTTCGGTCGCATCATTGCACTCAGCTCCGTCACCAACAGCCGCAACGTCGTCATCTCATCCTCCATGGACAAGACTATCAACGTTTGGAACTTCGACAAGATCCTGGAGGAGGTGCACCCTCTGGACCGCATGGAGAAACCCATCGAGACCGTGGCTCTGGCCCCGGAGTCGTCCCTCTGCGTCACCACCACGCGCAACATGACGGCAGTGTGGGACCTCAGGACAGGTCGCCTGGTGAAGACGTTCGTTAGCAACTCGCGCTCGGCGATCGTCTCTCAGGCCGTCATCACGTGCAGCGGGCAGTACGTGCTGTCGGCGGAGCCGCCGTCGCTGCTGGTGTGGGAGATGGGAAAGGACATGCCGGTGCTGAGCGTGTCGCTAGGGGACATCCAGCAGATAATGTTAAACGAAGACGACACCAAGGCCATCGTGGTCAGCAAGCTACCAGGTTCAAAGGGCAAGTGCTGCTGTCTGACCGTGCCGTCTGGCGCCGAGGTCTACAAGTTCGAGTACAGCTTCAAGCGCTTTGTCACAGCAACCCTCACGCGAGACGGTTTGTTTTTGGCGGTTCCCGCCTGCGACAAGAGCGGCGATGTGCTGGGCGTCTACCACGCGAAGACCGGCACGCTGCTGTACAACCTGCAACTGAAGTACAACAACTATCGGGAGTACACGCAGGTAGTAGCCATGCCGCACGACCCACACCAGGTGGCTCTGATCGACGAAGAGAAAGGCAACATCCTGGACCTGAAGAAAAAGACGTTGGTGAGGTCGGTGCCGCGCTGGAATGGCGTAAGCGCTTCTAACGGCAAGAAAGGGATCTTCGCTCCCTCTAGAGGTGGTCTGGAAATCATCGACCTCAAGTCCGGTAAGACGACCAAGACGCTCATCCCGAGAATCGCCGAGGGCGTCTTCCACGTCAAAGTCTTCTTCACCAGTAATGACAAACACGTCATCTATTACCACAGCGGTCACCGCACCGTGCGCCTCTTTCGCGCCAGCGACGGCAAGATGCTGGCCAACTACAAGGCCAGTGCCGAGGTCAGGGCCATCGTCTGCAACATGGAAGGCACCGCAGTCGTGCTCGGCGCCGTCGATGGCTCACTGACCACCTTAGCTATCGTAGATCCCGAGGCCGAGGACCACGAAGAGCTCATCAACAGTTTGCCCAGCCGCGCCTTGGCGGCGCCCGATGGCAGCAAGACCCACGCCAACGGCGAGGCGCTGGGCGCCAAGCAAGTGGTCGGCACCGCGGCGCAAGCAGCAAGGTTTGTCGTAAAAACGCGCGGAACGCAGCACTCGCGAGCCTGTGTCCTAtcctga
- the LOC112564913 gene encoding NACHT and WD repeat domain-containing protein 2-like isoform X2, producing the protein MTDTPEGTSLDGVDEGEAPPVDEEERKRFLRVLCGCLDDLPSLSSKIVRIFTSSTFTDTTLERNNLMEKVYPKLKEFCREKHGLEFQVVDMRWGVRDEATDDHMTTQLCMQEIDNCQRLSMGPNFIVFLGQKYGYRPIPTHIPAAEFELLRECAKNVQDELELLDAWYKKDMNTVPPVYVLQPISSILSNFNNKRHQRLMEHDQNMWWDTLSRLQRIIRKSAQVLFLAKKLDRDQMHNYFMSVTEREVERGILKAKNTEDHCLAYIRDISNINITLLRMACKFVDVAAKSVDNEAQKLLKSLRDDRLPKKLVASNIARFSVEWSGKEGIDNESHREYFDSFCDKFYTDVTRLIDRAMAKHVKLANDPVYNEPLQHLHACRNHCQAFQGREDVVHQIRDYVLGTCRKPLVLYGLSGCGKTSLMAKAASQVSTWLSDKVVMALRFLGTTPGSSTIVPMLTSLCTQLSVVYEQPIENIPEELCPLIQYFKKLLTFPTEAKPLVLFLDSLDQLSGTEGAHQLTWFPVHLPDCVKVIASTLPNYYALLDTLKFMIEDESNFIQVLPLGENLSSTIIQAWLKNENRAVTTEQWAIVNEAISKCSFPLFVKLVFDEICRWRSYTKPSQTVLAFTIHETILRLFERIELQHGRTLVAHALGYITASKDGVSEPELEDLLSLDDKVLNDVYQYHLPPVRRIPPLLWTRIRNDLPKYLSEREAGGVNVIGWYHRQFIDAARERYFRNLNFASGIHSNISEYFLGLWGGGSPKPFEYSELQRQRFHLIDTKGEEDRKVPPQPVEFLDPEGRVIRYNLRKLSEMPYHLTRSHRYEDLYEKVVFNYEWIHAKLASMPLQSMLGDFEDMLEHVYDKDVRLIADAIRLSGSILSHYPDMLGPQITGRLLPFYGQNPKIRSLIQQCDSDGLRHCAFVSAYHCLHTPSGPLQYSLEGHQFAPFGIATTSDGNHLVSVSNKVIVWDLSTGEVSRTITPGIEGIMQNLSISPNDKYAVSYTNNNQIVVASLHTGDAFVIKPAMDSGDAIKGTSVSNTHVVLWSNKGWQLYTVEGEFQSRHESELKMPLIDVTLDDEGKNFLIVKTNAEDEDDDGMALEVQDKSIEPFEFHSAIAISRGRKLLYTCIEISDNDVAVYKRDDSVWKYDRTLGDNKDLIFALALSDDETFLVATVALGYKLWDLKTDKMRDLKLPSGVRNIPTRNQLTTPLGFTKGNEFLVAGVRKNLYVWDVKQGNMVKTLDAHFGRIIALSSVTNSRNVVISSSMDKTINVWNFDKILEEVHPLDRMEKPIETVALAPESSLCVTTTRNMTAVWDLRTGRLVKTFVSNSRSAIVSQAVITCSGQYVLSAEPPSLLVWEMGKDMPVLSVSLGDIQQIMLNEDDTKAIVVSKLPGSKGKCCCLTVPSGAEVYKFEYSFKRFVTATLTRDGLFLAVPACDKSGDVLGVYHAKTGTLLYNLQLKYNNYREYTQVVAMPHDPHQVALIDEEKGNILDLKKKTLVRSVPRWNGVSASNGKKGIFAPSRGGLEIIDLKSGKTTKTLIPRIAEGVFHVKVFFTSNDKHVIYYHSGHRTVRLFRASDGKMLANYKASAEVRAIVCNMEGTAVVLGAVDGSLTTLAIVDPEAEDHEELINSLPSRALAAPDGSKTHANGEALGAKQVVGTAAQAAS; encoded by the exons ATGACCGACACACCCGAGGGTACATCTCTCGATGGGGTGGATGAAGGTGAAGCACCGCCTGTGGACGAAGAGGAAAGGAAGCGATTTCTTCGGGTGTTGTGCGGGTGCTTGGATGATTTACCTTCCCTTAGCTCCAAAATCGTGCGAATCTTCACGAGTTCCACCTTCACAG ATACCACACTGGAGAGAAATAATCTCATGGAGAAGGTGTATCCAAAACTGAAGGAATTCTGTAGAGAAAAGCATGGTCTGGAATTTCAG GTAGTGGACATGAGGTGGGGCGTACGTGACGAGGCGACAGATGATCACATGACCACCCAACTGTGTATGCAGGAGATAGACAATTGTCAGCGCCTGTCCATGGGACCCAACTTCATC gtgtttctcggtcAGAAGTATGGCTACCGGCCAATCCCGACTCACATACCTGCTGCTGAGTTCGAACTGCTTCGAGAGTGTGCGAAGAATGTACAAGATGAACTGGAGCTGCTCGATGCTTGGTACAAAAAAGATATGAACACCGTGCCTCCTGTTTATGTCCTGCAGCCCATCTCTTCTATTCTCAGCAACTTTAACAACAAG agaCATCAGCGGTTGATGGAGCACGACCAGAACATGTGGTGGGACACACTGAGCCGGCTCCAGCGCATCATCCGCAAATCTGCACAAGTTCTCTTCCTGGCCAAGAAGCTGGACCGTGATCAGATGCACAACTATTTTATGTCGG TAACTGAGCGCGAGGTGGAGCGAGGGATACTCAAGGCAAAGAACACGGAGGACCACTGTCTGGCCTACATCAGAGACATCTCCAACATTAACATCACGTTGCTGCGCATGGCGTGCAAGTTCGTCGACGTTGCTGCCAAGTCCGTCGACAACGAGGCACAAAAGCTGCTGAAG TCTCTGAGGGACGACAGGCTACCCAAGAAGCTGGTTGCGAGCAACATCGCCCGCTTCTCCGTGGAGTGGTCGGGCAAAGAAGGCATCGACAACGAGTCCCACCGCGAGTACTTCGACTCCTTCTGCGACAAGTTCTACACTGACGTCACGCGGCTTATTGACCGCGCCATGGCCAAGCACGTGAAGCTCGCCAACGACCCCGTGTACAACGAGCCGCTGCAGCACCTGCACGCATGTCGCAACCACTGCCAAGCTTTTCAG GGTCGCGAAGACGTAGTTCATCAGATTCGGGACTATGTGCTGGGAACGTGCAGAAAGCCTCTTGTCCTCTACGGGCTCAGTGGCTGTGGCAAGACGTCTCTGATGGCCAAGGCGGCAAGCCAG GTCTCGACATGGCTAAGTGACAAAGTTGTGATGGCGCTCAGGTTCCTGGGTACCACGCCCGGAAGTTCCACCATTGTGCCCATGCTGACTAGTTTATGCACCCAATTATCTGTCGTCTACGAGCAGCCAATCGAAAACATTCCAGAAGAACTTTGTCCTTTGATTCAGTACTTCAAAAAGCTTCTTACATTCCCTACAGAAGCCAAGCCTTTGGTTTTGTTCTTGGACTCCCTGGATCAGCTTTCTGGGACAGAAGGGGCGCATCAGTTGACCTGGTTTCCAGTTCACCTTCCGGATTGTGTCAAGGTTATCGCGTCCACCCTGCCAAACTATTATGCTCTCTTGGACACTCTCAAGTTTATGATCGAGGATGAGAGCAATTTTATTCAG GTTTTGCCTCTAGGCGAGAACCTAAGTTCGACAATCATACAAGCATGGCTCAAGAACGAGAACCGCGCCGTCACTACTGAGCAGTGGGCTATAGTGAACGAGGCTATCTCTAAGTGCAGTTTCCCGCTATTCGTCAAGCTCGTCTTTGACGAGATCTGCCGGTGGAGGTCGTACACCAAGCCGTCGCAGACCGTGCTGGCCTTCACCATCCACGAGACGATCCTCAGACTATTTGAGCGAATAGAACTGCAGCACG GCAGGACGCTGGTGGCGCACGCTCTGGGGTACATCACGGCCTCCAAGGATGGCGTGTCGGAGCCGGAGCTGGAGGACCTGCTGTCTCTGGACGACAAGGTGCTCAACGACGTGTACCAGTATCACCTGCCCCCCGTGCGCCGCATCCCTCCTCTGCTCTGGACCCGCATCCGCAACGACCTGCCCAAGTACCTCAGTGAGCGGGAAGCCGGCGGGGTCAATGTCATCGGATG GTATCATCGCCAGTTTATCGACGCCGCCAGAGAGCGCTACTTCAGGAACCTCAACTTTGCCAGCGGCATCCACTCCAACATCAGCGAGTATTTCCTGGGCCTGTGGGGAGGAGGCTCTCCAAAACCGTTTGAGTACTCTGAGCTTCAGCGACAGCGATTCCACCTGATAGACACGAAGGGTGAAGAGGATCGAAAG GTTCCTCCTCAACCAGTGGAGTTTCTGGACCCTGAGGGGCGAGTTATCCGGTACAACCTGAGAAAACTGAGTGAAATGCCATACCACCTCACTCGCTCGCATCGATACGAGGACTTGTACGAAAAG GTGGTGTTTAACTACGAGTGGATACATGCCAAACTGGCCTCCATGCCCCTGCAGTCCATGTTGGGTGACTTCGAGGACATGCTGGAGCACGTGTACGACAAGGACGTTCGCCTCATTGCTGACGCCATTCGCCTGTCCGGTTCCATCCTGTCCCACTACCCGGACATGCTGGGTCCGCAGATCACGGGAAGACTACTGCCTTTCTATGGGCAGAACCCGAAGATTCGATCCCTAATTCAGCAGTGTGACTCCGACGGCCTACGCCACTGTGCCTTTGTATCGGCCTACCACTGCCTTCATACGCCTAGTGGGCCTCTGCAGTACTCCCTGGAGGGCCACCAGTTCGCACCCTTCGGGATAGCAACGACATCCGACGGCAACCACTTGGTGTCGGTGTCGAACAAGGTGATAGTCTGGGACCTCAGCACCGGTGAGGTATCTCGGACGATCACTCCTGGTATCGAGGGTATTATGCAGAACTTGTCAATCTCCCCCAACGACAAATACGCTGTCAGctacaccaacaacaaccagaTTGTCGTCGCCTCCTTGCACACTGGCGACGCCTTCGTCATCAAGCCTGCTATGGATTCCGGTGATGCCATCAAGGGCACCAGCGTATCCAACACTCATGTCGTCCTCTGGAGCAACAAAGGGTGGCAGCTTTACACAGTGGAGGGAGAATTTCAGTCTCGACACGAATCTGAGCTGAAGATGCCCCTCATCGACGTGACACTTGACGACGAAGGGAAAAACTTTCTGATAGTGAAGACCAATGCTGAGGACGAGGATGATGACGGAATGGCCTTAGAGGTGCAGGACAAGTCCATCGAGCCGTTCGAGTTCCACAGCGCGATCGCCATCAGCAGAGGGCGCAAGCTGCTGTACACGTGCATCGAGATCAGCGACAACGACGTGGCTGTGTACAAGCGGGACGACTCTGTGTGGAAGTATGATAGGACTCTGGGCGACAACAAGGACCTCATCTTCGCACTGGCTTTGTCTGATGATGAAACCTTCCTTGTTGCTACGGTTGCTCTTGGCTACAAATTGTGGGACTTAAAGACCGACAAAATGAGGGATCTGAAACTTCCATCCGGGGTGCGAAATATACCTACCAGGAATCAACTCACTACGCCACTCGGTTTTACAAAG GGAAACGAGTTCTTGGTGGCGGGTGTCCGCAAGAACCTGTACGTGTGGGACGTGAAGCAGGGGAACATGGTCAAGACGCTGGACGCTCACTTCGGTCGCATCATTGCACTCAGCTCCGTCACCAACAGCCGCAACGTCGTCATCTCATCCTCCATGGACAAGACTATCAACGTTTGGAACTTCGACAAGATCCTGGAGGAGGTGCACCCTCTGGACCGCATGGAGAAACCCATCGAGACCGTGGCTCTGGCCCCGGAGTCGTCCCTCTGCGTCACCACCACGCGCAACATGACGGCAGTGTGGGACCTCAGGACAGGTCGCCTGGTGAAGACGTTCGTTAGCAACTCGCGCTCGGCGATCGTCTCTCAGGCCGTCATCACGTGCAGCGGGCAGTACGTGCTGTCGGCGGAGCCGCCGTCGCTGCTGGTGTGGGAGATGGGAAAGGACATGCCGGTGCTGAGCGTGTCGCTAGGGGACATCCAGCAGATAATGTTAAACGAAGACGACACCAAGGCCATCGTGGTCAGCAAGCTACCAGGTTCAAAGGGCAAGTGCTGCTGTCTGACCGTGCCGTCTGGCGCCGAGGTCTACAAGTTCGAGTACAGCTTCAAGCGCTTTGTCACAGCAACCCTCACGCGAGACGGTTTGTTTTTGGCGGTTCCCGCCTGCGACAAGAGCGGCGATGTGCTGGGCGTCTACCACGCGAAGACCGGCACGCTGCTGTACAACCTGCAACTGAAGTACAACAACTATCGGGAGTACACGCAGGTAGTAGCCATGCCGCACGACCCACACCAGGTGGCTCTGATCGACGAAGAGAAAGGCAACATCCTGGACCTGAAGAAAAAGACGTTGGTGAGGTCGGTGCCGCGCTGGAATGGCGTAAGCGCTTCTAACGGCAAGAAAGGGATCTTCGCTCCCTCTAGAGGTGGTCTGGAAATCATCGACCTCAAGTCCGGTAAGACGACCAAGACGCTCATCCCGAGAATCGCCGAGGGCGTCTTCCACGTCAAAGTCTTCTTCACCAGTAATGACAAACACGTCATCTATTACCACAGCGGTCACCGCACCGTGCGCCTCTTTCGCGCCAGCGACGGCAAGATGCTGGCCAACTACAAGGCCAGTGCCGAGGTCAGGGCCATCGTCTGCAACATGGAAGGCACCGCAGTCGTGCTCGGCGCCGTCGATGGCTCACTGACCACCTTAGCTATCGTAGATCCCGAGGCCGAGGACCACGAAGAGCTCATCAACAGTTTGCCCAGCCGCGCCTTGGCGGCGCCCGATGGCAGCAAGACCCACGCCAACGGCGAGGCGCTGGGCGCCAAGCAAGTGGTCGGCACCGCGGCGCAAGCAGCAAG